AAAGTCCACTTCAGGCTGGAGAAGAAGGAAGGCCTCGGAGCacacccttcccaccccaccctccctcaCTGGCGCCCTCTTCCTTCTCAGGGTACCGGGTGCTGCTCCGCTATGAAGGCTTTGAAAATGACGGCAGCCATGACTTCTGGTGCAACCTGGGAACTGTGGACGTCCACCCCATTGGCTGGTGTGCCATCAACAGCAAGATCCTGGTGCCCCCGCGGAGTGAGTTGATGAGACCGGCCCCTGCCCTGGTCCCTGCAGGGCACTTGGTAGCAGGGATTTCCTCTCCCAGTTTAGACCAGAACAGGACCCAACTGCCTTCTTGCTTCTGTACTTCCTTGTCCCCGAGGCCCCATGGCAGGTCCAAGCTTGGCAGCTTGGTTTTATAGATGAGGCGATTGCTGGcctgaaaagggaaaaataagtcaTTCATTCCCCTCTGCTGATCTCTGGGGCAGCTCTGGCTCTCTGTCAGTGGAAGGGTGTCAGTCTGTAACTAGGACCCTGCTCTGTCTCCGTAGCCATCCACGCCAAGTTCACCGATTGGAAGGGCTACCTCATGAAGCGGCTGGTGGGCTCCAGGACGCTCCCCGTGGATTTCCATATCAAGGTCCGGCAGTGAGCCCTCTGGATCTCCTGCCGCTCTCCCGTTTTATCTGTCCTTCGTGCTACTCATTGGAGTATTTCTTCTAAGACTTTCTTGCTTAACAATCTCGGCAGCTCCAGATTTCCTAAGTGATTGCTCTCTCCCCACCCAGACTGATCCAGCCACATCGATCACGTTGCCCTGCCTGCCATTTGCTCTAGATCCTCACCTTTGCTCATGGCGTTGTCAGGAGCATTCATTCAatagattttattaaatacttgTTTACAAGGCACTGCAGAAATGTAGAGAATACAGACCCTGCCATCCAAGACTCTCCCATCTGGCAGAGGAAACAAAGTCATGCCTATGAATAATAATACAGTAGCCTTGGTTCTGAACCAGGGGTATGCCTTAGGATTGTCTGTGTGgcacttaattttaatttttaaaaattatttaattctttggCATAAAAAATCATATACATGGTAAAAATCAAAGGGGTCATAAGGTTGCACAGTGAGGACAGTATCTCTCCCTCCTCTGTATGCCAGGCCTGCTGGTGTGCGGCTCCTTCACACAGGCACCTGGGCCCCACCTGGGGTCTCGGGTCTCCTGACCCAGGTGCTCACATGTGTTCTGTTGCCCTGGGTAAGCGTCAGAGCAGTGAGCAGGGGATGCAGGGCAAGTGCTGTGTGACATGTGGTTGAACTGGTCCTGTGGCCTCAAGAGGAGTAGGTATcaaggaaggcttcatggagaaaATGGCACTTGAACTCTACCTTGATGGATAGCATGTGGGTGGTAAGGAGCCAgcagtggaaaacaggatggtaTGGAAGTTGGGGCCCTGGACACCTGATGAGAAATTTGCCGCTGTGGGCCTTCACTGGTGGGGGGCTGACCTTCAGCAGGAGTGGGTCCAAGCACCTCAAGGAAGCATACCCTGGCCTTTTCCCCTAAAGCAGCAATGATTTTTGCCTTACTTGAATTAGTGGGTAGTACTCATTTGTTATTTATCTCTCTATATTTTGTTAAttaaattttcatattctttacaaCAAAACTAAGCTTTTTCTCCTGTATTTCCCATGGTGCCTTGCACAGTTGACAGGTCTGGCAGTTGAAGAGGCGTGTTCACTCCTCCTCAGCTGGCCTTTGTTTTAGGATGAGGCAGGTGACTGTGGGTGGTACAGGCCACTAGGAGTATCAAGGTAGCCTCATTTCTACTTAAATTAAAAGGAGCTTGATTCTGGGTGGCAGAGCAGGGCTGTGTGTGAACCAGTCAGCAAGCACGTCCTGGCTGTCATGTGCCCAGTCCCTGCAGTGCACGCTGGAGGCATACAGAAGCAGCTGCCTCTGAAGATTGGGTGGTGGAGAGGATAAAGGGGGTGGGTTTTTGGAGGCAGCACCAATCCACTCCCTGTGATGCCTGCACTGTGGCAAGTGCTTTGTAAAGTGTTTTGAACGAGTGCCCATCAGCCAAGGTCAGGTCAGGTGTGTGCGCATGTTTTTGTACATTCAGTTGAGAGAAAAAGTCAACTGAGCACCACCTCTGTGCCTAGTTCTGAGCTTGGAGCTGAGAATACCAAACCTAGCTTCTGCTCTTACAGACCTTGAGTTCCAGCGTGTTACTTGGAACAAACAAGGGCAATAAAGTGTTGTTTGGTTGTGGGTGCAGAGGGAAGGAGCATGTCAGGAAGGGTCAGGTGAGGGAGGCGGCCCAGAGGACCctagcccaggcctcaccctgtctctccctctgctgAGTGGGTTAGTGTATTCCAGCCCTTGGGCGGAGGGCTGAAGGATCTGTGTCCTGGTGGCTGCTTTGTGACCCCTGCGCTGCTCCCCCTCCTGGTGGGATTTAGACCCTTCAGTACCATTCTAGGGACTGAGGAGCCAGGACTGAACCTGGGGGGATGGGCGAGCTCATCCGCCTGCTTCCTGACCTAGTGTCCACCCTCTCCATCCTCTGGTTACTTTTAAGAGACAGAACAGAAAGGTGGGTGGGAGCGTCCGCATGACCACAGCAGGCCTGTGTTCTGACATTGCAGATGGTGGAGAGTATGAAGTACCCCTTTCGGCAGGGCATGCGGCTAGAGGTGGTGGACAAGTCCCAGGTGTCACGGACCCGCATGGCTGTGGTGGACACGGTGATTGGGGGTCGCCTGCGGCTCCTCTACGAGGACGGTGACAGCGACGACGACTTCTGGTGCCACATGTGGAGCCCCCTGATCCACCCAGTGGGTTGGTCACGACGTGTTGGCCATGGCATCAAGCTGTCAGGTAAGCAGAGTCCCAGGCCAGCGCGAGCCTAAGTGAGGATATCTCCACATGCCACACCCAGGCTGTGTGGTAGAGGTGACCGTCTCCACTCTGAGGATGATCAGGTATCCAGAGGTTGAGTGACTTGACCAGGGTCACTCAGCTTGAAGTAAAAATTGATTTGAAACCAGTGGCTACAGGCCCCGTCCTCTCCTGGGTCATGTAGGAAGAGTCTGGGTCCTAAGGGCTGTGTGGTTCCTGCGGAGAGCTCCTAATGTCTTCTGTCTTCTAGTCTAAGGGCAGTGCTGAGACAGATTAGCACATACGTGGGGCAGCCCCCGCAGTACTGAGGGAGGCGTGGAGCTGGCCCTGTTAGCAGCCttcatttcccttctctctctctgccatctcCCTGAAAGAGAGGCGCAGTGACATGGCCCACCATCCCACCTTCCGGAAAATCTACTGTGACGCTGTTCCTTACCTGTTCAAGAAGGTGAGGCACAGCCCTTGGGCACCTACCCCTTGGCCACAGGTCCACTCCAGGCCAGAGCTCCCCAGCTCTTCCCAGGATGTCCCTTTCCCACATTTCCTTCCCAGGCCTGTGACAGACGAGGCCTTCTTCCCCCACCCATCACCTGGGCCAGTCCAGAGATTCCCCAATTGCCCCCGTTCCTTTAAGGTTCGAGCTGTCTACACAGAAGGCGGTTGGTTTGAGGAGGGGATGAAACTGGAGGCCATTGACCCCCTGAATTTGGGCAACATCTGCGTGGCGACCATCTGCAAGGTGAGCCTGGGGCTggccctccagcctccagcctggcTTTCTGCGGGCCTGCAGATGGCggagttctgtgttctatgtgtAACTCCCCCTTCCTGATACTGGCTGTTCCCAGGGTGCCTGGCGTTTGTGAGCAGGGACTTAGCTCCTCACTCACAGTCTGCTTTCATGACATGGTCAGAGCAGCATTGGACAAGTGCTTATTGAACACCTGGCCTGAGCCTGGTCCTGTGACAGTTGTAGCCCCACCCTGTCACCTCACTGGGGGCCTTCCCATCACCAATGCAATCTCCTTTGAGTGCTGGCCTAGCCAAGAGCCCCAGCCGGGCCTGCTTTGCTGCAAACCCCTGTTATTGCTGCAGCCCGAGGAGCAGACGACCACCCCTTGGCCCTCCAGGGGGACATGCTGATTTGTCCATCGGCAGATCTCCAGGCTGGGCCCGTGCCCACCACTGAGAACACAGTGACAGAAAGACTGACGTAATTCCTGCTGGCACAGCGCTTGCTGTCTCGTGAGGAAGCTAACTGATCTCTCAGGTGTGGGTCACAGCCGAGTGTAAGAGGTGCTGAGTGCTCTGAAACAGCTCAGAGGACGAGCTGCGGCTGGAACCATCCACCTCGTGTCCCCACCACAGCCACCTCATCCTGGCACGGGGGTGCAGTTCAGGACTCCACGTCTGTCTGCCTCGCCCCCTAGGTTCTCCTGGACGGCTACCTGATGCTGTGTGTGGACGGGGGACCCTCCACAGACGGCTCAGACTGGTTCTGTTACCATGCCTCTTCCCATGCCATCTTCCCAGCCACCTTCTGCCAGAAGAATGACATTGAGCTCACACCCCCAAAAGGTAAGACTGCCTTCCAGTCAGAAGGGGCAGGTGGGGACATAGGCCTAGATTCCTGGCCAAGCCAGACTCCCGGAGCTTAAAGTCTCTGAGTGGATTGAAGAGGTGACAGAGCTAACCAAGGTCGCCACTAGCCCATCCGCTGGGCTGGCTCGGTCCCATGGCCAGGATGTGGTTTGGTGAACAGAGCTCCCATTTGTCCCTTTGGGCAGTGAACAGTCTGTACAGTGGGCCCATGGTCCTAGAGCACATAccagcctggggaggagggaaggcagcTGCTGGGGAGACTCCGGGCTGGGTCCTGACCGAGCTGCAGGCGCCCTTTTGACAGTGTGGGACTTCAGGACTCCCTCCCACTCCACTGCTCTTCCTCTCCCCCCGCATCTCCGCTTTCTGGCCTCCAGGGTACGAGACACATACTTTCAACTGGGAGACCTACTTGGAGAAGACCAAGTCCAAAGCAGCTCCATCAAGACTCTTTAACATGGTGAGGAGACCGAGGATGCGAGGGGCCTGAGGGTGGCCGTGGGACCAGCCCTGCCCACTGTGAGCAGTGGCACTTCCAATCCCTTCTCTTTCCTTGAGTCTCTGCCGCTAAGGTCAGCCACTTCATGAGAGAAGTCCCAGACTGATGCAGGCACTGTGCTGAACAGTTTAGCCAGTCCCTTTCCCAGAGGGGCTTGTGCCTGGGAACAAAGTGCAGTGGGATCACTGGTCAGCGGAACCTGCCCCACAGGcacactcagccctgccccctcccccaggactgCCCCAACCACGGCTTCAAGGTGGGCATGAAGCTGGAAGCCGTGGACCTGATGGAGCCCCGGCTCATCTGCGTGGCCACCGTGAAGCGGGTGGTGCATCGGCTCCTCAGCATCCACTTCGATGGCTGGGACAGCGAGTACGACCAGTGGGTGGACTGTGAGTCCCCGGACATCTACCCCGTCGGCTGGTGTGAGCTCACTGGCTACCAGCTCCAGCCACCTGTGGCCGCAGGTCTGGGCTCTCACTGTCCTCAGGGGctcttgacttttctttttccttctgccaaccacgccccctgccccctgcacaCTTCTTTCTTTGGCATAAGATCGAGAATCTCCCGGACCACTCCTAAGAAAAGAGTGGCCCTTgtctccccgccccctcctgacctctctgtctccctctccctctggccTGCAGAGCTCCTTCCTTGACCTTGCCCACTCTGTCATATGCTCGCACCCAGGTAAATCCCCCAGGTCCCTCCGAGAGCCCTGGTGATGCGGGTGGGAAGAAGGGACAGCTCTTCTCCAGTCCCTGCCCGCAGCCCTCTCCCCATTCTCATTGCCCAGCTCTGGCTTTCCTTCCGGGGGCATCCCCTGTGTATGGGAGGCCGATGAGGGGTGGGCAGAGGCCTCCGGATGTGCTACAGCCTGGGTCCTCTCAGAATTCTCTTCTCACCGCTTGTCCTTGTCTTTCAACAACAGAGCCGACCACACCTCTAAAAGCCAAAGAggccacaaagaagaaaaagaaacaatttggaaagaaacGTAAGTGGTGCTCTGAAGGTGCCCAGCTGGTGTGGGACCAGCtgggcctgtgtccctgggagtggaggtgggACGTTGCCACTTAAGCAGCGCTCTTCGTGGTCCTGCcgtctcctccccctgccctttgccCCACAGGCCTGTGGGTCACCCTGTGTCTTCAGGGACCCGGAGCATAAGTAGGGCATTCGGTCTCTGGTAATGGTCAGGATACAGAGGAAAAGAGACCAGAGATAGCATCTGAGGGAGAAGGGCGGGTGTGGTTCCCGAGGCAGCTGCCctgtttgaaaataaaaggtCTGAGAGGAAACAGAAGGTGCTCCTCAGGGCTGTGTTTGTTCCCTCGTGACCACAGGGATGGGAGCTTGGGGCCTCTCCTTAGGCAGGGCCCCATGGGAGGGGGAGCAGgttggagaggggcagggagCGGCAGAGGCAGGGCACCCTCCCAAGCTGCGGGCCAGTGCATGAGATGCGCTCCCTGAGGTGGTGCCACTCAGAGAAGAGGATGTCTGGGTAGAGAGGGAACAAGGGATGTGGTCCTTGGGCAGCACTGGGATCCTGTGTGGAGTTGACCAATGGCAGGACCCTGAGCTGTTTAAAACGGTAGGGCTGGGAAAGTCACACTTGAGAGGGGAAGACAGTAAGGATCAGAGAAGGGAAGCTTAACCACCACAAGGGGGCAGGTGGTCTCATCTCCTATTGAAGACCACCTCTGCGGGAGGTCAGAGCGCACGCCTTCCTCCTGCCAGATTAGCACTTTCCCCTCTGCGGCGCTGCCTGACCTGACTGCTGGGTGAGACCCCACCTTCGCGCTTCACATGGATACATCCCTATCCTGGatttaagtttgtttttattcaaaggaaaaagaataccACCGACCAAGACCCGGCCCCTCAGACAGGGGTCCAAGAAGCCCCTGCTGGAGGACGACGTGCAGGCCATGGAGAGCATCCCGTCCGAGCCTGGTCCCGATGAGAGTAAGACCCTCCCGGCGAGGTTGAGGCGGGGTCAGCGGCTTCAGGGTTCAGAGGCGGGCCCTCTCCTTCCCAACCTGGGCACAGAAGAGTAAAGTTTGAAGGGAATTTTCTGGGCACCAGGCAACCCTTCTCACTGCTGGGCCTGGAGGGCTTCCCAGTACCTACCAGCAACTCTGAATGCAGCTGAGCGTCTTGCCTGGCCCTCTCCGCCTCTGCCCCCAGCTCACATGCTTGTCAGGGTGGGCGGCAGCTGCCAGCAACTCCGGCAGCCTGCCTGGCAGGGGCAACGAGGCCCTGGACCATCTCTGCGGCCCACCCCGACAGGGGAGGAAGGGGCCCTCCCCACCACGTCCTGAGGGCCCCTGTCTGTAGGACCCACATCTCTTCCCCGGACCCTGAGCCctccgctctccccggagttACACGcacactcccctccctgcccctcttccTCTGTAGTCATTACCGTGCGTGTGAAGGAGGAGCATCTGGACATGGCCATGCCTGACAAGGCCCCGAGTCCAGAGCTGCCTGTGCCCATCGAGAACATCAAACAGGAGACAGACGACTGAGCCGTCCTCACTGCCAGCGCGGCCGCCTGGCTGAGGCCAACCTAGGGTGCCTCTATTGCCACCACCCCTCCACTCCACTTTACTTTGGAGACTGAGCCTTTTGCATAAATTCTGCCTGGTGCTGTGAGGGCCGGGCCCCAAAGGAACAGCCAGGGTCTCCCTGACCCGCCCTGTTGCCTGTGCCCGTCTCTTGGGCAAGGCCTACACAACAGGGGCTGCCTGAGACCCACAACCTTGCCTGTTAGCAACCCCCTCTCCAGCCAGAGTTCCTAAAGCCCTTTATTAAATGTAGCCTCTCTCCACACCCACCATGTCACTCAGCTGCCGGGGTCGGGGGCTGACCCCATCACACTGGAAGATTAGTCGGTTGTGGGGGGTGTGCTTATGCCCAAGCAAGTCACAGAAATAAAGACGTGGAGCAGCTCCCGAGGCGGAGACGGCCACCCAATTGATGGCTTGTGGTGTGATGGGTGCATCGTCTGCCTGATAATGTGCCAACGAAGTGGAACGGCCCATCCTGCCTCCTGAGTCTGTGCCCTGCTCCTCCTCGCCCCCTTGGGGGGCTGGGAGCCCCGTGCAGGCACCCAGCTCTGGCAAGAGCTGAGCAGCAGTGACCAAGATGTGGGTTTCGGTGACTTGTGAGGTGGCTTTGAGCAACTTTGTTGGCATGAATACGGGCTCCATTCTCCATTTCTAAAAGGAACCATGCAGCAGAGGCGGGGTCTACACCTTGGTAAAGGGGGCTTGCCGGGGCCCAGGGTGGGAAGACCACACCAGCCCCTTTGCCACTGGGGAGCTTGGTGGTAGAAGCAAGGCAGGGGCAGCAGGACTGAGAGGAGAGCTcagcgtgtgtgtgcatgtcctgAGAGGGAGACGGCTGCTGGCGTTGACCTGCTCTGGAGCCCAGCTGGCCCAGGACCTGTCCTTTTCACTCCCCTCCTACCTGCTAGCCAGGGTCAGGTCTGGCCCTACCAGAAAGTCACGGGGCCTCGACAGAGGGGAGCGGTCAGCCCAGCTGGCTGAGGTCGCCCTGAAGGAGCTCctggaggaagggggaaggggaggcttcTGGCTCCTTTTCTCACTATCATGTCCTTAACTCCATGACGTATTTTGACTCCCCTGCTCCTGTCCGAAGTTACATTCTAGAAGTTCACCTAGTGTCTGCCCAAATTTcagctgcttttatttttcccagttAGTCTCCGCTGAAGCTGTCTCCTCCCTCTGATCTGTCCTCTCTTCAACGGTTCCTCTTCCTGGAACCTAAGGTGGTGGCAGGCGGCTGCCCTcagcctttttcttcccttctgtgtTTTTGGGTAGAGACAGCATGGTCGGGTGGGCCTGTGTCGTGCTTTAAGGGCTGCGGCTGTGCTGGGTGGGTGTCCAGCTGCCTGCTCTGTGAGCTGGTCCGTTAAGCTGCCACGGTCCACGCTTGCCAGTTGGTGTGCTGGCCTTGGTGTGCTCAGGACCCAGCTGTTGAGTGTCATCCCAGAGACGGTGCAGTCCTAAGGGAGCCGATTTCCAGTCAGTTCAAGGagatcctttcttcttttctaaagcaGTAGGCAGGCCCACGTGGTACAGAAGGTATCCTCTTGCAGCCCTAATTCCCCAGAGCGTGACTAGGTGTGTAACACAGTGCTGACCAAGGACGGGCAGGTCCCAGGACAGGGCCAGTCTCACACCAGACTTGGGTGGTGATGGGGGAAGAGAAAAGCATGGGTGTGCACTTTGCTCTGCTCGTGGCACCCTGCCTTTGCTGAGGTAACCTGGCCAGCTGAGAATTCATTGTCCTGGATGCCCTTGCAGGGGAAGGATCCAGTTCTGACCAAAGAGCTGGGAAAACAGGACTTGTACAGCATTTTGGCCTTTGGTTCCTTCTTCCTGAATGAAGAAGTGATGTCCACAGGTGCCGTGGGCACAAAAGTCCCACGGTGATGGCAGAGCTGGAGGACAAGTTTAGCTGCCATGCCAGCCCTGGACTTCTTATCTTGTATGAGATAATTAAATCCCTTTCTAGCTGAGGTCCAGTTTATCAGAGTTCTGTTCCTTACAGTCAGAGTGCATTCTggtgagggtacagctcagtggtcaagtgtgtgcttagcatgcatgaggtcctgggttcaatcctcagtacctctattagataggcagacagacagacagacagatgaacctaattacctacccaccAAACAATTAAAAAAGTGCATTCTGACATGCCACCACACAGTGTCAATTATGATTAGGTGAGTTCACACGAGTGCAAAACAATAAGGAATAAATGTCGCCTGTCATCCCCTGAGTTCCCTGTCTCCATAGCAACGACATGCTACATTCGCATTTATGTTTGCCATTCCCCTCCCAAGACCCTGAGTTCCCCAAAGGCCAAGCCCATGTTTGTGTCCCTTGTGCTTGGCACAAAGTTGCCCCCATGAGTGTGGGACAGTGTACCTAACTTGTATTGCTGGGGCCTAGAGGtcaattttatttctcacagatGGAAGTGCTGACCTCTGGAATGTTTTAACTCGGCCCAGAATGAAACTTTTGCCTCTTGGTGGGAACTGGAGGTCCTGTCAGAGTCTCAGCAGTGGGACCACCCAGTGGCTGGGAGACACCCTAACAAACAACCGTTTCACTCCCTGCTTCCACAGCTGGAGGACCTGCAGGGTTCCCTGGTGCAGATCAGGCCACATGCAAACTCTGGAGGAAGCCCCTGCACCTTCCTTTACTGTCACCCCGTCTACACCCTGGGCTCTGCTGGAGGGACGGGGAAGGAAGGGAACTGCCACTTGTGACAGCCTCGTGTGCAGGCGCTGGTCTGCACTCGTTCAGGCCCGTACTTCATCTTCACTATAATCCTGTGAGGACACGTTGACTTCGTTTTGCAGATACGAAAAAGAAGTCTCGTTAAAATTTAGTAACTTGGTGGCTGAAACGCCCAGCTGTTAAAAGGCAGCAGTGGAATTAAAGCCAGGCTGGTCCTCCACGCACCCTCTAGTGCTCAGCACCTGCCGCCAGGTGAGCGCCCCAGCCCAGAACACCCTGCCAGGTGCCTCTTTCAATGCCTTTGTATTCCTGGGAGGAAACTGCTgctttcatcaaaataaaaagaaaaaaaatctagacctCCAGGGCTAGTGTTTGGTGGAATATCTTCACGTCAGAAATGATGGACAGAAGGAATGGTCTGAGAGGTCCCGATTCCCGTTACAGCCACCAAACTGTCACCATACGTTATGGGGGGAGGGTCTCTGAACGACAGCCCTAACCTGGGGGGGACCCAtgcgccccaccccaccccgggctgATGCAGGGAGAAAGCCCTGAGGCTGTTTACTAGCACAGATCCTGGTGGAAAGTGCCACACCAGTGTTAGCTGAGGTGAGTTTCGCTGTTGTCATTAACCCTGGTTCCAGGACTCCTAAGGCCAAAATGCTCGCCCTTGGCCTCCCAGCCCACCTCCACAAGGAACAGTTTCGGGTTGGACGATGTCTCCACAAAGAAGGTACACCTCAGCATGAGCTCTGCTTCACAGAGggaatcaagttaaaatgaggtcaccagcgtgggccctaatccagtgacTCATGTCctcataaaaaggggaaatttggacacagaaatagcgggaagatgatgtgaagagaCACAGGTGACACCACATGACGACAGAGGAAGAGGGTGGAGTTGTGCTGCCACAGTCAAGGAACATCcggggccaccagaagctggaaggggtGCAGAAGGAGCCTCCGCTAGAGCCCgtggagggagcacagccctgctaaCTAACACCTGGATTCAGATGCCCAGACTCCACAACAGCGAGACAAGAAATCTCTTCtaaaccacccagtttgtggtactctgACGGCAACCCTATGGAATCAATACAAACACCCTCAGATGGTCCCAGGGCCCCCCAAGCCTTTAAAGTGTAGGTCCAGATAGGCAGGGTCCTCACCCCACCTTCCCAGGGCCCCGCCGTGCTGGTCAGTTTCCCTCTAAGGCCTGCGGCCCCTACGGACCCTTGCCGTACAGCAGGTGTTCCCACATGGAGGGGCAGCCACATCCTGCTCACCCTTCTCTGATGAGCTGAGAGATTTTGCTACAACTGAGCTTTCCAGCGTGAATGGATCTGTCAGGATGGCAAACCTAATGTCAGGGGAGTGGTGGAGTGACGCAGAGTGGAGTCCGACCTGCAGTGCCAACAACACACCTGCACTCCTGCCCTTCCCGCCCCAGGGCCGCGCGAGGCCCCTGAGATCAGGTGGGAAAGGGCTGAGTCAAGAGGATCCAACAAGAACAGTCACAGCAGGATTCTCATGGACACACAGGGTCCCATGATGCTGCGGCTTCATCGGAAAGGCCACTGTCCCCCAGGATGAAACACCGTGTAGGCATTTCCTTACAAACCCGCCTGGGGCTTTGCCAGGTGAGGAGAGCCGGGTGGACGCTACTGAACGGAGGAAACAGTCATCGCCCAGATCTAGAACCACACAAACTGGGACCAAGACAAATCAGACCCCTGCTACCCCAGGAGCTTTGGAAACTGACCCACCCACCAAGGCTCCCCACACCTGCCCTCCAGCCAACCTTGTCTGCTCTCTGCCGTCTTCCCTTCATGGGGGTTCTCTGGGCACTGGGCCGGGGGGCTGGCGTCCGCTTGGCCTTCCTGGCAGCCCAGCCCGGGCAGGCTTCAAAGACAGCAGCTGCCGCCTTCACCCTCTGGCCACGGGCACTGGAAGGAGTGGCACAGGTGGCCCCTACA
The Vicugna pacos chromosome 12, VicPac4, whole genome shotgun sequence DNA segment above includes these coding regions:
- the L3MBTL2 gene encoding lethal(3)malignant brain tumor-like protein 2 isoform X1, with amino-acid sequence MEKPRGVEETPSSEPIEEEEEDDDLELFGGYDSFRSYNSSAGSESSSYLEESSEAENEDREAGELPTSPLHLLSPGTPRSLDGSGSEPAVCEMCGIVGTREAFFSKTKRFCSVSCSRSYSSNSKKASILARLQGKPPTKKAKVLHKAAWSAKIGAFLHSQGTGQLADGTPTGQDALVLGFDWGKFLKDHSYKAAPVSCFKHVPLYEQWEDVMKGMKVEVLNSDAVLPSRVYWIASVIQAAGYRVLLRYEGFENDGSHDFWCNLGTVDVHPIGWCAINSKILVPPRTIHAKFTDWKGYLMKRLVGSRTLPVDFHIKMVESMKYPFRQGMRLEVVDKSQVSRTRMAVVDTVIGGRLRLLYEDGDSDDDFWCHMWSPLIHPVGWSRRVGHGIKLSERRSDMAHHPTFRKIYCDAVPYLFKKVRAVYTEGGWFEEGMKLEAIDPLNLGNICVATICKVLLDGYLMLCVDGGPSTDGSDWFCYHASSHAIFPATFCQKNDIELTPPKGYETHTFNWETYLEKTKSKAAPSRLFNMDCPNHGFKVGMKLEAVDLMEPRLICVATVKRVVHRLLSIHFDGWDSEYDQWVDCESPDIYPVGWCELTGYQLQPPVAAEPTTPLKAKEATKKKKKQFGKKRKRIPPTKTRPLRQGSKKPLLEDDVQAMESIPSEPGPDEIITVRVKEEHLDMAMPDKAPSPELPVPIENIKQETDD
- the L3MBTL2 gene encoding lethal(3)malignant brain tumor-like protein 2 isoform X2, which translates into the protein MDKQETPSSEPIEEEEEDDDLELFGGYDSFRSYNSSAGSESSSYLEESSEAENEDREAGELPTSPLHLLSPGTPRSLDGSGSEPAVCEMCGIVGTREAFFSKTKRFCSVSCSRSYSSNSKKASILARLQGKPPTKKAKVLHKAAWSAKIGAFLHSQGTGQLADGTPTGQDALVLGFDWGKFLKDHSYKAAPVSCFKHVPLYEQWEDVMKGMKVEVLNSDAVLPSRVYWIASVIQAAGYRVLLRYEGFENDGSHDFWCNLGTVDVHPIGWCAINSKILVPPRTIHAKFTDWKGYLMKRLVGSRTLPVDFHIKMVESMKYPFRQGMRLEVVDKSQVSRTRMAVVDTVIGGRLRLLYEDGDSDDDFWCHMWSPLIHPVGWSRRVGHGIKLSERRSDMAHHPTFRKIYCDAVPYLFKKVRAVYTEGGWFEEGMKLEAIDPLNLGNICVATICKVLLDGYLMLCVDGGPSTDGSDWFCYHASSHAIFPATFCQKNDIELTPPKGYETHTFNWETYLEKTKSKAAPSRLFNMDCPNHGFKVGMKLEAVDLMEPRLICVATVKRVVHRLLSIHFDGWDSEYDQWVDCESPDIYPVGWCELTGYQLQPPVAAEPTTPLKAKEATKKKKKQFGKKRKRIPPTKTRPLRQGSKKPLLEDDVQAMESIPSEPGPDEIITVRVKEEHLDMAMPDKAPSPELPVPIENIKQETDD
- the L3MBTL2 gene encoding lethal(3)malignant brain tumor-like protein 2 isoform X3, coding for MEKPRGVEETPSSEPIEEEEEDDDLELFGGYDSFRSYNSSAGSESSSYLEESSEAENEDREAGELPTSPLHLLSPGTPRSLDGSGSEPAVCEMCGIVGTREAFFSKTKRFCSVSCSRSYSSNSKKASILARLQGKPPTKKAKVLHKAAWSAKIGAFLHSQGTGQLADGTPTGQDALVLGFDWGKFLKDHSYKAAPVSCFKHVPLYEQWEDVMKGMKVEVLNSDAVLPSRVYWIASVIQAAGYRVLLRYEGFENDGSHDFWCNLGTVDVHPIGWCAINSKILVPPRTIHAKFTDWKGYLMKRLVGSRTLPVDFHIKMVESMKYPFRQGMRLEVVDKSQVSRTRMAVVDTVIGGRLRLLYEDGDSDDDFWCHMWSPLIHPVGWSRRVGHGIKLSERRSDMAHHPTFRKIYCDAVPYLFKKVRAVYTEGGWFEEGMKLEAIDPLNLGNICVATICKVLLDGYLMLCVDGGPSTDGSDWFCYHASSHAIFPATFCQKNDIELTPPKGYETHTFNWETYLEKTKSKAAPSRLFNMDCPNHGFKVGMKLEAVDLMEPRLICVATVKRVVHRLLSIHFDGWDSEYDQWVDCESPDIYPVGWCELTGYQLQPPVAAELLP